From Arachis stenosperma cultivar V10309 chromosome 2, arast.V10309.gnm1.PFL2, whole genome shotgun sequence, one genomic window encodes:
- the LOC130961930 gene encoding putative disease resistance protein At3g14460 isoform X1 produces the protein MVAKLQGRAYLSSFVDAVLDKLSALDANSTPIARKLADQKLFRSLRASLRATRLVLDDAEQKQIRDQEVRKWVVDLQDAVYLADDLLEEISTKAAAVTQRDPEMPKGMSNLKHLNSLWRYIVGRDKENGIRELGTLDNLHGSLCISNIENVNNSCEASEAKMSNKKHINILELKWLSHCDIDIVDFQNEREILNKLQPHRNLKELSIVGYRSETFPNWLGLGLSCYSNMTKLRMNGCMNCRQLPSLGQLPSLQHLELFGLDGLERIGGEFYKNGESSHEGTPFRSLQSLAFHRMHGWREWHIPDEFDGFPKLKRLSIHDCPVLSGDLPAHLPALEQLTIWKCEELALSLQRAPQLHQLLVMGTAFYMNSARCEVLISETRQTNSALKCLPRIQSLYLQALIIKDCWSAISISGDYLPATLQYLQICNCSKLTFSEPLQHTWLREIFVYKCDSLTLFPLLALPNLEALSITYCPHLVSMPELRFVAPRLETLYIGYCPEMDSFGEECLPRSLTTLRIHNCQKLARWITSNGLRSQGLTHLILTFWKEVKSFPREGCLPTSLESLQLWYFSNLETLDCKGLHHLTSLQELTIKYCPKLENFTQENLPASVAKLRIGEESPLRRKLEEMNDPRIQSKLLTFLQDPSTI, from the exons ATGGTTGCAAAACTTCAGGGTAGAGCTTATCTTTCATCTTTTGTTGATGCTGTTTTGGACAAGCTGTCTGCACTCGATGCCAACTCAACTCCAATAGCAAGAAAGTTAGCTGACCAGAAGTTGTTTCGAAGTCTGAGGGCAAGTCTCCGTGCAACTCGCCTTGTGCTTGATGATGCTGAGCAGAAGCAGATCAGAGACCAAGAAGTCAGGAAGTGGGTAGTTGATCTCCAAGATGCTGTCTATTTGGCTGATGACCTGCTGGAAGAAATCTCCACTAAAGCTGCTGCTGTCACTCAAAGGGATCCAG AGATGCCAAAGGGAATGAGCAATTTAAAACATTTGAATTCATTGTGGCGCTATATTGTCGGGAGGGACAAAGAGAATGGGATAAGAGAATTGGGAACACTTGACAATCTCCATGGCTCACTTTGCATTTCCAACATTGAGAATGTCAACAACAGTTGTGAAGCTTCAGAGGCAAAGATGAGTAACAAGAAGCACATCAACATTTTAGAATTGAAATGGCTTTCACATTGTGATATTGATATTGTTGATTTTCAAAATGAGAGAGAGATACTTAACAAGTTACAACCTCACCGAAACTTGAAAGAGTTATCAATTGTGGGTTATAGGAGTGAAACATTCCCAAACTGGTTAGGCTTAGGTCTATCTTGTTACTCCAATATGACCAAATTGAGAATGAATGGTTGTATGAATTGTCGTCAGCTTCCTTCGCTGGGACAGTTACCGTCTCTGCAGCATCTGGAGTTATTTGGACTTGATGGGTTGGAGAGGATTGGTGGTGAGTTTTACAAGAACGGTGAATCATCTCATGAGGGGACGCCCTTCAGATCCCTTCAAAGTCTGGCATTTCATAGAATGCATGGTTGGCGAGAGTGGCATATTCCTGATGAGTTTGATGGATTTCCTAAACTCAAAAGGCTTTCAATACATGATTGTCCGGTGTTAAGTGGAGATCTGCCAGCTCACCTTCCGGCTCTGGAGCAACTTACCATTTGGAAATGCGAAGAGCTTGCGCTTTCACTTCAGAGAGCTCCCCAGCTTCACCAATTACTTGTAATGGGCACTGCGTTCTATATGAATTCGGCACGGTGTGAGGTATTAATTTCAGAAACTCGGCAAACCAATTCCGCATTGAAGTGCCTGCCCCGCATCCAATCGTTgtatctccaagctttgataATCAAGGATTGTTGGTCAGCCATATCAATTTCAGGAGATTATTTGCCCGCTACATTACAATATCTCCAAATCTGTAATTGTTCAAAATTAACATTCTCAGAGCCACTGCAACACACGTGGCTAAGGGAGATATTTGTGTACAAGTGTGATTCATTGACGTTGTTTCCATTACTGGCTCTTCCAAATCTCGAGGCACTCTCAATCACATATTGCCCCCATTTAGTATCCATGCCGGAGCTAAGGTTTGTTGCGCCCCGCCTAGAGACGCTGTATATAGGATATTGCCCAGAAATGGATTCTTTTGGAGAGGAGTGCCTCCCGCGGAGCTTGACAACTCTTCGGATCCATAATTGCCAGAAACTAGCGAGGTGGATAACATCCAATGGTCTGCGGAGTCAAGGCCTTACCCATCTTATCCTTACTTTTTGGAAGGAAGTTAAGTCATTCCCAAGAGAGGGTTGCCTTCCTACTTCCCTCGAGTCTCTACAATTGTGGTACTTTTCAAATCTGGAGACGCTAGACTGCAAGGGCCTTCACCATCTCACCTCCCTCCAAGAATTAACAATTAAATACTGTCCAAAGCTGGAGAATTTCACACAAGAAAACCTTCCTGCCTCTGTAGCAAAACTCCGCATTGGGGAAGAATCTCCTTTGAGGCGCAAACTGGAAGAGATGAACGATCCACGAATTCAATCTAAACTATTGACTTTTTTACAG GATCCGTCAACGATTTAG
- the LOC130961930 gene encoding putative disease resistance protein At3g14460 isoform X2, producing MLPSRMQDLVNLRHLNIEETFSLIEMPKGMSNLKHLNSLWRYIVGRDKENGIRELGTLDNLHGSLCISNIENVNNSCEASEAKMSNKKHINILELKWLSHCDIDIVDFQNEREILNKLQPHRNLKELSIVGYRSETFPNWLGLGLSCYSNMTKLRMNGCMNCRQLPSLGQLPSLQHLELFGLDGLERIGGEFYKNGESSHEGTPFRSLQSLAFHRMHGWREWHIPDEFDGFPKLKRLSIHDCPVLSGDLPAHLPALEQLTIWKCEELALSLQRAPQLHQLLVMGTAFYMNSARCEVLISETRQTNSALKCLPRIQSLYLQALIIKDCWSAISISGDYLPATLQYLQICNCSKLTFSEPLQHTWLREIFVYKCDSLTLFPLLALPNLEALSITYCPHLVSMPELRFVAPRLETLYIGYCPEMDSFGEECLPRSLTTLRIHNCQKLARWITSNGLRSQGLTHLILTFWKEVKSFPREGCLPTSLESLQLWYFSNLETLDCKGLHHLTSLQELTIKYCPKLENFTQENLPASVAKLRIGEESPLRRKLEEMNDPRIQSKLLTFLQDPSTI from the exons ATGCTTCCTAGCCGCATGCAAGATCTTGTGAACTTGCGCCATCTTAATATTGAAGAAACTTTTTCGTTGATAGAGATGCCAAAGGGAATGAGCAATTTAAAACATTTGAATTCATTGTGGCGCTATATTGTCGGGAGGGACAAAGAGAATGGGATAAGAGAATTGGGAACACTTGACAATCTCCATGGCTCACTTTGCATTTCCAACATTGAGAATGTCAACAACAGTTGTGAAGCTTCAGAGGCAAAGATGAGTAACAAGAAGCACATCAACATTTTAGAATTGAAATGGCTTTCACATTGTGATATTGATATTGTTGATTTTCAAAATGAGAGAGAGATACTTAACAAGTTACAACCTCACCGAAACTTGAAAGAGTTATCAATTGTGGGTTATAGGAGTGAAACATTCCCAAACTGGTTAGGCTTAGGTCTATCTTGTTACTCCAATATGACCAAATTGAGAATGAATGGTTGTATGAATTGTCGTCAGCTTCCTTCGCTGGGACAGTTACCGTCTCTGCAGCATCTGGAGTTATTTGGACTTGATGGGTTGGAGAGGATTGGTGGTGAGTTTTACAAGAACGGTGAATCATCTCATGAGGGGACGCCCTTCAGATCCCTTCAAAGTCTGGCATTTCATAGAATGCATGGTTGGCGAGAGTGGCATATTCCTGATGAGTTTGATGGATTTCCTAAACTCAAAAGGCTTTCAATACATGATTGTCCGGTGTTAAGTGGAGATCTGCCAGCTCACCTTCCGGCTCTGGAGCAACTTACCATTTGGAAATGCGAAGAGCTTGCGCTTTCACTTCAGAGAGCTCCCCAGCTTCACCAATTACTTGTAATGGGCACTGCGTTCTATATGAATTCGGCACGGTGTGAGGTATTAATTTCAGAAACTCGGCAAACCAATTCCGCATTGAAGTGCCTGCCCCGCATCCAATCGTTgtatctccaagctttgataATCAAGGATTGTTGGTCAGCCATATCAATTTCAGGAGATTATTTGCCCGCTACATTACAATATCTCCAAATCTGTAATTGTTCAAAATTAACATTCTCAGAGCCACTGCAACACACGTGGCTAAGGGAGATATTTGTGTACAAGTGTGATTCATTGACGTTGTTTCCATTACTGGCTCTTCCAAATCTCGAGGCACTCTCAATCACATATTGCCCCCATTTAGTATCCATGCCGGAGCTAAGGTTTGTTGCGCCCCGCCTAGAGACGCTGTATATAGGATATTGCCCAGAAATGGATTCTTTTGGAGAGGAGTGCCTCCCGCGGAGCTTGACAACTCTTCGGATCCATAATTGCCAGAAACTAGCGAGGTGGATAACATCCAATGGTCTGCGGAGTCAAGGCCTTACCCATCTTATCCTTACTTTTTGGAAGGAAGTTAAGTCATTCCCAAGAGAGGGTTGCCTTCCTACTTCCCTCGAGTCTCTACAATTGTGGTACTTTTCAAATCTGGAGACGCTAGACTGCAAGGGCCTTCACCATCTCACCTCCCTCCAAGAATTAACAATTAAATACTGTCCAAAGCTGGAGAATTTCACACAAGAAAACCTTCCTGCCTCTGTAGCAAAACTCCGCATTGGGGAAGAATCTCCTTTGAGGCGCAAACTGGAAGAGATGAACGATCCACGAATTCAATCTAAACTATTGACTTTTTTACAG GATCCGTCAACGATTTAG
- the LOC130963687 gene encoding uncharacterized protein LOC130963687, producing the protein MFYEVPDEVVELELCTPKFLVDQLDLIGGVQFIFLEYSLANSREEKKNLYAVLFYYILHQINESCIVSGASEHSDEEIQPLAALLAQTNVPEAFYISVKLGVEGIGEILRRSIAFALSRYSERLNTILPVFPYL; encoded by the exons ATGTTTTATGAAGTTCCGGATGAAGTTGTTGAGCTTGAACTCTGCACACCAAAGTTCCTTGTGGATCAACTTGATCTGATTGGAGGAGTTCAGTTTATTTTTTTGGAG TATTCTCTTGCAAATtcaagagaagagaagaaaaatctGTATGCAGTgcttttttattacattttgcATCAAATAAATGAATCGTGCATAGTCTCAGGAGCCAGTGAACACAGTGATGAAGAGATCCAACCTCTGGCTGCTCTGCTTGCTCAAACAAATGTACCTGAGGCATTTTATATTTCTGTTAAACTTGGGGTAGAGGGCATTGGAGAGATTTTGAGAAGATCAATTGCATTTGCTCTATCCAGATATAGTGAAAGACTAAATACGATACTTCCAGTTTTTCCTTATCTATAA